The Lipingzhangella halophila genome segment GACGGGCACGCCGGACCGGCGAATCGCCGGTGATCCCGCACTCACCACGCTGCGTAGGCGGTCGAACCGGCTCAGTCCCTCTCGTTGCGGGCAAGCGCGGCGAGCCGCTCGACCTGTGCCTCGCGTTCCGCTTTCGCCTGCTCTTCGAGGGTGTTGTCCGGCGCCTGGCGAAGCAGCTTCTTCGTGGCGGCGGCGGCCTCAGCGGGGGTGTCCAGCAGGCCGGCGACGAGGTCGTCCACCGTCTCGTCCAGAGCGGTTCCCTCCACCACCGCCTCGGCCAACCGCAGATCGCGGGCCTCCTCGGCCGAGACTTCGCGCGCGGTCAGGCAGAGCTCCATCGCGCGGCTCGCGCCGACGATCTCCACCAGCGGCTTGGTTCCGGTGAGGTCGGGAACCAGACCGAGCGCGGGCTCCTTCATGCACAACCGGGCGTCGTCGGCCAGGATGCGCATGTCGCAGGAGAGAGCGAGCTGGAATCCGGCTCCGATCGCGTGGCCCTGGACCGCCGCGATGGACACGATGCCGGGCCTGCGTAGCCACAGGAATCCCGCTTGGTAGCCGGCGATGGTATCGGCGAGCGCAGCGTGGTCGGGCGCGCCATCGCGGAGATCGCGCATGAGTGACCTCTCGCCCTCGACGCCCTCGGGCGTGAACATCGCGAGGTCGATGCCCGCGGAGAACGATGGACCATCGCCCTTGACCACGACAATTCGGACGGATTCCGGCAACGACTGGCCAACATGGGCCAACGCCGTCCAGGTCCGTCCCGTCATGGCGTTGCGGCGCTCGGGACGGGCCAGGCTGACGGTCGCGACGGCGCCCGCGATATCCAGGCGCACCCCGGCAGCCGCCAGTTCCTCCTCGGTCGGCGTTGTTGTATCGGCCACGCTCACCTCCGGTTGTCCGCGCACGCTGGCCGAACGATCGGCCTGCTTCGCTTCGGCCGCCCAGACTAACCGCAAACGCCGTCCGCGCCGCCGCGGGCCCGTACTCCGCGCCCCGCGAGCGAGGCCGGCTCACGAGCGCCGGGTGGCTCCGCCTCGACCACGCAACGTAACTCCGGCCTCCGTGAGCAGGCGATGCACGAATCCGTAGGAGCGTCCGGTCGAGGCCGCCAGCGAGCGGATGCTCTCCCCGCTGTCGTAACGTCTCTTCAGCTCATCGGCGAGTTCCGCACGTTCGGTCCCCGTCACACGGGTTCCCTTTCTCAGGGTCTCCGCCACGGTGCCTCCTTGCTCTCGGTGATCACAACGACATCGCTGCCCATGATCAGCCATGAGGCCCCTACTGGCTACCCACCGAGAGTGACCCGGAGCTGCGCCGACCGCACATTCCCGTTTCGGACAGCACAGAAGGACGCCCGAAAGACACCGGCCGTCAACCTCAACCCCGCCCGCGCGCCATCGGCGGGGCGCGGTGTCACGCGAGAGCGATCAGATCGGCGAACTGCTCGACGTCCCAGATGTCCTCGACACCGTCGGGGAGCAGGATGACCCGCTCCGGCTGTAGCGCCTCGACCGCACCCTCGTCGTGTGTGACCAGCACGATGGCTCCCTTGTAGTTGCGCAGCGCGCCGAGGATCTCCTCGCGGCTCGCCGGGTCCAGGTTGTTGGTCGGCTCGTCGAGGAGCAGCACGTTCGCGCTGGACACTACGAGCGTGGCGAGCGCGAGCCGGGTCTTTTCGCCGCCGGAGAGCACGCCCGCCGGCTTGTCCACGTCGTCGCCGGTGAACAGAAAGGAGCCAAGAGTGCGGCGCGCCTCCACCTCGGGCAGGTCGGGCGCGGCCGCCATCATGTTCTCCAGCACAGAGCGCCCGACATCGAGGGTCTCGTGTTCCTGGGCGTAGTAGCCCAGCCGCAACCCGTGCCCCGGAACGACCTCGCCGGTATCGGGCGCCTCGATCCCGCCCAGCAGCCGCAGCAGGGTGGTCTTCCCGGCGCCGTTCAGCCCCAGGATGACCACCCTGCTGCCGCGGTCGATCGCCAGGTCGACGCCGGAGAAGATCTCCAGTGAGCCGTAGGACTTCGACAGCCCGTTGGCTGTGAGGGGGGTCCGCCCGCTGGGCGCGGGGTCGGGAAAGCGCAGCTTCGCGACCCGTTCCACCTTGCGCTGGCCCTGCACGGAGTCGAGGATCTTCTCGGCGCGGCTCTGCATCTGCTTGGCGGCCTTTGCCTTGGTGGCCTTGGCCCGGAAGCGGTCCGCCTGCTTGTGCAGAGCGGTGGCCTGCTTCTCGGCGTTGGCCTGCTCCCGCTTGCGCCGGCGTTCGTCGGCCGCGCGCTGTTCCAGGTAGGCCTGCCAGCCCATGTTGTAGATGTCGATGACGCAGCGGTCGGCGTCCAGGTAGAACACCTTGTTCACAACGTGCTCGACCAACTCGACGTCGTGGCTGATGACGACGAGTCCGCCCTGGTGCGACTTGAGGAAGTCGCGCAGCCAGATGATGGAGTCGCCGTCGAGGTGGTTGGTGGGCTCGTCGAGCAGCAGCGTGTCGGCGCCGCTGAACAGGATGCGCGCCAGTTCGATCCGGCGGCGCTGGCCGCCGGAGAGCGTGCGTAGCGGCTGGGAGAGCACGCTGTCGGCAAGGCCCAGGCTGGCGGCGATCGAGGACGCTTCGGCTTCGGCGGCGTACCCCCCGAGGGCGTGCAGCTTCTCGTCGTAACGGGCGTAGCCGCGCACTCCCTTGTCCCGGGTCTTGGGGTCGTCACTGGCCATGTCCTTCTCGGCGCGGTGCAACCGCTGCAGCACGTCGTCGATGCCGCGCGCCGACAGCACCCGGTCGCGCGCGATCACGTCGAGGTCGCCCGTACGCGGGTCCTGGGGCAGGTAGCCGACGCTGCCCGAGGTGTTGACCGTCCCGGAGTCGGGGCCCTGCTCGCCCGCCAGAACTCTGGTCAGGGTGGTCTTGCCCGCGCCGTTGCGACCGACCAGTCCGATGCGGTCGCCGGCGCCCACACGGAAGGACGTGGGCTCCAGGAGCATCCTGGGGCCCACGCGCAGTTCAACGTCAGAGGCGATCAGCATGAAGGCGTCTTTCTCGCGGAAGAGCGTGCACAGGCGCGGTCGGTCGCGACCCGGTCCGCGCGGCGGGAGCCAGACGAGCGGAGATCAACCCGGGGGAACGCGCACTCGGTCCAGCGTATCCGGTGCCGCACTGTCCGCGGCGCACCCGCCCGGAGGCCCCGGGCCTCGGGACACAGCACGAGAGCCGCTGCCGGACCCGGGTTCCGGGTCCGGATCAGTTGCCGGTGACCGAAGGCCGATCGCCGCTCTCGGCGGCCGGCACGCGTGCGGGGGGTTCCTCCTTGGCCTCCTTGGCCTTGCCGGGGACGGGCTGCTCTTCTCCCGACGGGATCAGTTGGCGGTTGCGCAGCAGCGCCGCCAGAACGGCCACGACCGGAACCGCCAGGAACATGCCGGGAACCCCGGCGACGATGAGCCCCACAGCGATGGCCAGCAGCACAATGGCCGACGGCAGCTCCAGCGCCTTGCCGTAGACCCGGGGAGCGAACAGGTTACTCTCCAACTGCTGCACGACCAGCACCACACCGACGACCACGAGCGCGACGGGCCATCCCTGGGTCACGAAGGCGACCAGCGCCGCCAGCAGCCCGGTCACGAACGCGCCGATGACGGGGAGGAAGGCGCCGATGAAGGTCAGCACGATCAGCGGGATCGCGAGGTTGGTGTCGATCAGGAAGATCAGCGCGGCGCCGATGCCCACGGCGTCGAAGAACCCGACCAGCGCGACACCGCGCACATAGCGCCCCATAACCCCGTAGGCGACCTCCCCGGCGGCCCGCATCGGACGCCGCGACTTCGCGGGGAACAGGGTCGTGATCCACTCGACGAGCCGGTCACCGGAGTGCACGAAGTAGACCGTCAGCACCAGGACCAGGATGATGCCGGTCAGGACCTCCAGCACCGCGGCGCCGGCCGCCCACGCGCCGGTCAGCAACTGGTCGCTGTCCTCGGCCAGGAACCGCTGCACCTCGTCCTGGGCGTTGTTCATGGCCTCGTCGACCAGCTGCGGGTCGAGCCCGAGCGAGCGGAACAGCGTCTGCAGGCTGCCGATGGCCTCGCCAATACTGAACACCAGGCCACCGAAACCCTGTATGGCCGGTTGCACGATCAGCGTCACGACGCCGCTCAGGAGGGCGAGCGCACTCACCATCGTGATCGCTGTGGACAGGCCGCGGGACACGCCGTGCCGCCGCATCCACGCCGTTGGCGGCATGAGGAGGGCGGTGAGGAAGATCGCAAGGACGACCGGCAGCGCGACCACACGAATGTAGCTCAGGCCCCAGAGCAGCAGCCCGACCACGACGCCGATGACCAGGATGCGCCAGCAGACATCGCTCACCTGGCGCAGCAGGTCGCCGGCTCCCGCCTCGTCTTCCTGGGCCGGTTCCGGGTCCGAGGCCGGCTCTTCGGAGCTGGGGGTGGCGCGGTTGCGCACACCGCCCCAGATTTTGCCCAACGACCACAACCAGGGTCGCCTCACCTGCACGTCGGCCCCTTATTCGTCGCCGTCCTGTCCGGACGGTATAGATTACTGGTTACTCTCAGCGGTGCCATACCCGCAACGGGCACGCTGACCGCTCCGGAGCCCCGGAACGCCGGGGCTGCTAGAAGCTCCACGGCTGCCGAGGCCGGTCGCTGTGCACGATCTCATTCCCGAACGGGGCCAGCGCCACGGGGATCATCTTCAGCGACGCCCATGCCAGGGGAAGTCCGATGATGGTCACCGCGAGACCCACCGCTGTGGTGATGTGCCCGATGGTCAGCCACCACCCGGCGACGATCAGCCAGATCACGTTGAGCACGGTGCTGCCCTCGCCCGCCCCCGACTTGCGGGCCAGTTCGCGCCCGAAGGGCCACAAGGCGTAGTTGGCCATGCGGAAGGACGCTATACCGAAGGGGAACGTGACGACGAGGACGCAGCAGATGATCCCGGCCAGGACGTATCCGAGCGCGAGCCAGAAGCCAGCCACGACCAGCCAGATCACGTTCAGGAGAAGTCGCAGTAGTTCCACGGTGGTTCGCTTCCCTTTTCATTGGGGGCGCGGCGCGGCTCCGCGCTGCGGTGCGCCGGACGGCGCGGTTACTGGCTACGACGAGGCCGTTACGTGATCGGTTCCCGCCGCGGGCCCCTGACTCACCACCTAGGGGAGTGCCACATTCCACCGGAATCGGGACCGCTCCGATGGTGTCGAAGCCGGGGGCCGTGGTTAGTCTCTCGTACTAACGGCACGGTGGGGGCGTTCGCGCCCGGCCACAGACGACCACCGGGGAGACGAGGAACTGCGACCGTGCGGCTGACCAAACTCGGACATTCCTGTGTGCGCCTGGAACACGAGGGCTCGACCCTGGTAATCGATCCCGGGGGGTTCAGCGAGCACGACGCCGCCCAGGGGGCCGACGCGATCGCCGTTACGCACGAGCACCCCGACCATCTCGACCTGGAGCGGCTTCGCGTGGCCGCGAAGTCCCGCCGGGGCGTGCGGATCCACGCGCACCCGGCGGTCGCGAGCCAGCTCGGCGAGCTTCGCGAGCAGGGAGCCGAGGTAGTCGAGGTCACGCAGGGCGACGCGGTACGCATGGCCGGGTTCGACGTGGATGTCTACGGCGAGCGGCACGCAGTGATCCACCCGGACCTTCCGGTCATCAACAACGTCGGGTTCCGGGTCTCGGCCGCCGGCGCCACGCTCTTCCATCCCGGTGACGCGTTCACCATCCCGGAGGACCCGGTCGGCACGCTGCTCCTGCCGATCCAGGCGCCGTGGTCAAAGGTGTCCGAAGTGATCGACTTCGCGCGCGCCGTCCGTCCCGAGAGCGCGATCGCCGTGCACGACGGCCTGCTCAACGAGAACGGCGCGACTGTCTACGCCAAGAACTTCGAGGTCACCCTGCCCACAGTCGACTACTCCCGACTGCTCTCGGGCGAGGGACGCGACGTCTGACCCAGGCGGGAGGCGGACCGTTCGCGATCGGAGGGGGCGACGCGTTTGGTATAGACCGGAATGTGACCCGGGTATCAGGACGTTGCCCCTAGGCAACGCCGAAAAAGCGCCATATCATTGTTTGAGCTTGTTCGTAGCGGCCAGAAGCGCGCGAAAACCAACGAAATCGGACACGCAACCAGGGATCGGTTGGTCGGTATCAGGTTTCGATAACGGTTGAGCGAGTATTTTCCCGACCCCCGTGCGTGAGCGGGATCGGGGATGGCATGATTACGTACCGGCTCGCAGGGAGAGCGTCACCGCCTCCGCGACCGATCGCGTGAGCGCCCGCCGACTTCGGCGGATCTGCGCCGCAGTGGTCTAAGCCACACCGGGGAACACCGAAGCACCGCATGGCGTTCCGTCGTGCGGGGCGACTCACGCTGCTTAAACCAGTTATGTCTGACCTTGCTTACCAGTAGCTTACTAGCGATTTAGTAGAGGTGGTTCAACCATGTCTCAGGTACGTCGGCAGGCCGCGCTGCGCCCCCGCCCGAGCTGGGGGTGGCAGGATGCCGCCGCGTGCCGGGGCGAAGACCTTGTGCTTTTCTTCGGCCCGGATGGCGAGCGCCAGCCGGAGCGGGAGATTCGCGAACGCAAGGCCAAGGAGATCTGTGCCCAGTGCCCGGTCCGTACCGAGTGCCTCGATTACGCGATTTCGCGTCCCGAGAAGTACGGAACGTGGGGTGGCCTGAATGAGGACGAGCGCGCCTCCGAGCGCAGGCGCCGCATGCGCCGCGCGAACGCGGCCTAGGTCGCCCGCACGCCCCGGCGAGCTCGCGGCGTTTGGCCACGGTCGCCGCCCGTGGCTTACACACCGTCACCCATCCCCGTACCGGCCTCCAGACCACAGTCTCCATCAGGCCCCGGCCTCTTCCAAACCCGTGGCGCCCCGACGTTACCCCGTCGAGGGCGCCACGGGTTTTATGGTGAGCTTACAGGTGACGTTCGAACCATCCGGCCGCGAACTCGCCCGCCTCGCGCCAGTCCTCGGACTGTCCCAGCAACTGCTCCGCGCCCGGAACCACCCGCAGCTCGTACGGCGCGCCCAGCTTGCTCAGGGCCCATTCGGTGAGCTCGCGGACGAACGAGTCGTCGCCCTCGACCAGGGCCAGGGTCGGCGCACGCACCTTGGGAAGACTCTCCTCGGCCAAGTCGATCCGCTCCCCGTGCACGACGACCGCGGCCACATCTCGGGGATGGCCGGCAGCGGTCAGCAACGCCGCCGGCGCCGCGGCTCCCGAGCCCACCAGCCCCACCGGCTCACTAGCGAGATCGGTGGCCCGGCGCAGCCACCGCACCGCCGCGTTGAGCCGCTCGCCCAGTTGGCCGGTTTCGACACCGCTGCCGCCGTCGCGGCCTTCCCGGCGCCACTCGTCGTGCGTGAGCAGGTCGAGCGTGAGTGTCGCGTAGCCCGAGCGGCGCAACTCCTGCGCGACGACGTTGTGCCGCGGGTGGTGCCGCCCGTGGCTGACGGCGAACACCACCGCCCCCCGAACATCCGACGGGCTGGCCAGATCACCGTCGAGGTAGACGTCTGACGCGCGGATCCGCACCGCGCGCTCGGAGTCGGCGCTGGCCAGCGAGGTGCGCAGCTCGCCCAGGACAGCCGATACGTCGCCGTCGGTGAGCTGGCCGAAGTCGCGGTACCACTCCCCCACGGCATGGAAATTCTCCGGTGCGGTCAACACGATGATGGTGTCGACCTCGGGGCGCAGCATCTCGACCGCCTGCTGCGAGGCGACCGGGATGGCCAGCACCAGCCGCGCCGGCCGCTGCCGGCGCACCATGCGCAGCGCGGCCTTCGCGGTCCCGCCGGTGGCGACGCCGTCATCGACGACGATGACGTCGCGCCCGGTCAGGCGGGGCGCGGCCCGGGTGCCCCGGTACACCTCAACGCGGCGGGCGAGCTCGGCGCGCTCCGCCTCGATGGTCTCCGCCAGCGCTTCGCGGGATATCCCCATGCGGGCCAGGGCGCGGTCATCGAAGCACACGTGGCCGTCCTCGGCGACCGCCCCGATCCCGGTCTCCTTGTGCCCTGGCAGCCCGATCTTGCGGACCATGAGGACGTCCAGGGGAACGCGCAGGCGCCGGGCGAGCTCGGCGCCGACCGGAACCCCGCCGCGCGGCAGGGCGAGGATCAGGGGCTCGGTCACCGCATACGCGCGGACCCGCTCGGCGAGGCGGCGGCCCGCCTCGGAGCGGTCGGTGAACGGCAGCGATACGGGTAGCGGATTCATACTCGTCCGATGTCCCAGCCCCAGACGTGCAGCGGTTCCCCGCTCCTCTCCGCGAAGCTCAGCGGAGAGTGCCTACGGCCATACCCGCTCCACCGTCCACCCCAACCCCGCCACCTGACGGAATCCAGCCGAAGCACGACCGGGGACCGGGCACGTTCGGGCGCTGCCGGGGTTCTGGAGGGTCCGCAGGTGGGGCGCCCGCGACCGGCGAAGCCGACCGGGGCGCCACACCGGAGGTGCCCGAAGGTTCCCGGCTTCCGGGCGCCCGACCCGGCGAGCGGCAGCGAGCCCAGAAAACACCTCGGGCGCTCACCGGGACGCCTTGGCGAAGTCGTGCTCCAGTATCGCCATGAGAAGGGAGTCGTGCCGGCGCCCGTCCCAGAAGAGCGAATCACGCATCCGGCCCTCGACGCTGAAGCCGCACGCTCGGTACACCGCTATCGCACGCATGTTGAACGCGTGGACATGCAACCAGACGCGGTGCAGGCCGAGCTCACCGAACGCGTACTCCAGAATGAGCCGGGTGGCCTCCCTGCCCAGCCCCTGACCGGTGAACTCGATGGCCGACAATGCGATGCGGTAACCGGCGCTCTCGTTGTCGGGGTCGAAGTCCTGCAGCGAGAGCTCGCCCACGAAGCGCCCGCCCGGCTGCTCGGTGATCGCGAGATCCACCCGGTCGGGGCTCTCGGCACGCGTCGCGCACCACTCCTGGACCTGGAGATAGCTGGGCATGTGATGCGTACCCGTGAGTCGCCGCACCTCCTCATCCAGGGTCGACGCGTAGAACGCGTCTGTGTGTTCCTCGGTTAGCGGGACCAGCCGGACGCGACCCCCCGAGAGGGTAGGTTTCGCACGCAGCGCGTTCAGGTCGATCATCGATCGGACCTCCGGTCATAAAGGCCGGACGAACGGGGTTCCGGCAGCGGCGAGTCATCGTATCCAACGAGATTCAGGCGAAAGATCCTATGTAAGAAGTGTTGGGCGTGCGGCGCAACCGTTCCTAACGGCTGGGCGTGGGTCGCGCAGGCTCAGCCGCGTGCCCCGAACGGTGTTGGGCACACTGGTCCTCCGCTTTCGCTCCGCATCCGGGTTGCGCGCATCGTGTGCGTGATCCGGGAACGCGGGGGGCGGGTTCTCCCACGCCCCGGGGACTCCGGTCGGTCCTGGGCGGTCCGATGCTCGGCCGGGCCACTGGGTCGTAGGAGAACCGGCGCGGCTCACCCACCGGGTTGCCGTGTTCGTCCAGGCGCCAGGCAGCAAGGTGGTCGGCCTTGGTGTCCACACCGATCAGGCCGTCTTTGCAGGCCTGGCTCAGGGACGTGGTCCTAACCAGCGATACGCCGTGTGCGGACTGGTGCGGACTGATCCCCTGCGCTCGCGCCCACTCAGTCAGATTCACCCCAGAGCCGTAACACCACTGGAGCAACCTCACGCACACTTATACACACTCACCCGAAAAGCAATTCAACCCACCCATTGCGGGCGCGTAGCCTCCGGAGTGGCATTCGTGGACCAGTTCAGGAGGTTGGGTGACAGTCGGTCGGCAAATCCCGGAGGTCCCCGATGCGTCGGCGCGGCGCGGCCGGCTCGCTGTGGTCGGCCTCTTTCTGGTCAACGGATTCTGTTACACCAACGTCGTCCCGTGGCTGCCGACGATCAAGAGCGACCTGGAGCTCTCCAACACGGCGCTGGGAACGGCGGTCGCGGCCATGCCGCTGGGGGCACTGGTCACCGGGTTGCTCGCCGGCCCCCTCATTGCGCGGTTGGGGAGCGGTCGCGCGGCCGTGGCCTCGGGGTTCCTGCTCGCGTTGACGTTGCCGCTGGTCGCGCTGGCACCAGGGTGGTGGTCCTTCGCGTCGGCCCTCTTCCTCCTGGGATGCGCCGACGCGTGGATGGACGCCGCCATGAACGCCCACGGCCTGCGGGTACAGCACCGCTACGGGCGGACGATCATCAACACCTTCCACGCCGTCTGGAGCATCGCGGCGGTGGGCGGCGGGCTGCTCGGCGCGAGCATGGCGGGACTCGGCGTGCCCCTGCTCGCGCATCTCTCCGGTGTCGCGCTGCTGTGTGTTGTGCTGACCCTGGGCGTTGCCCGGGGGCTTCTCCCGGGACCCGAGCACGCCGAACGCGGCGACGGCGCGCCGCGCCCGGGAGGCGGGCGACTGGTCCGCCCACCGGTGCGCGCCGTGTTCCTGCTGCTCGGGCTGAGCGTGCTGCTGATGATGGCCGGGGGGATCGAGGACTCCGCGGCGTCGTGGGGTGCCGTGTACACGCGGCACGAACTGGGTGCCAGCGCCTTCGTCGCGGGCCTGCCGTTCGTCGCCTGCCAGGCGATGATGACCGTCGGCCGGCTCACCGGCGACCGGCTCACCGACCGGTTCGGCGCCGTGACTGTCGCCCGTTCGGGCGCGCTGCTCACCGCGGCGGGGCTCGGAGCGGCCCTGCTGGTGCCGGGCACGGGAACGGCGATCGCCGGGTTCGGCCTGCTCGGTCTGGGCGTGGCGACACTGTTCCCGCTGACACTCGCGGCGGCCGGAAACGTTCCCGGGGTGCGGAGTGGCGACGGGGTGGCCGTCGCCGGCTGGCTCGGGCGGTTGGGGTTCCTGGGTTTCCCGCCGCTGGTCGGGATGATCGCTGACGGAACGTCGCTTGGTGTCGGGTTGTGGGTGGTTCCCGCCGGAGGAGTGCTCGCCGCGGCGCTCGCGGTGACGCTGCGGCGCCGCGAATGACCCGTCCCGGGCCGCCAGTGGCGGCCCGGGACGGGTTTCCCGCATCGGTGTGTCCGGCGCGCTACAGCTCCTGGGGAACTGCGGGGCGCCGAGTCGCGTAGATGGTCACCGCACCGATGCCTGCGGCGAGGACGCCTCCGAGCACGAAGCCCGAAAGCTCGATCCCAGTGACCGGGAGCTCGCCCCCGGACTCGTTGTCACCCGCGGGTGCCGCGGCCTGCTGGTCGCCGTTGGGGGCCGACTGCTCGTCGCCCTCACCGGCGTCACCACCGTCACCACCGTCACCACCGTCGTCCGGCGGCGGAGCCGGGTCCCCCGGGTCGTCCGGCGGATCCGGGTCATCCGGCGGGTCTGTCGGATCCGGGTCATCCGGCGGATCTGTCGGGTCCGGCGGGTCCGGCGGGTCCGGTGGATCCGGCGGGTCCGGCGGGTCCGGTGGATCCGGCGGGTCTGTCGGATCCGGTGGGTCCGGCGGGTCCGGCGGGTCCGGGTCATCCGGCGGCGTGGGCGGGTCCGGCGGGGTGGGGTCATCAATCGGCGGGCCGGACGCTTCCGGCGGCCCCGGATCGGTAAGATCCGGGCCTCCGACCCCTTCCTCGTCGGCAAACGCCGGCCCCACCGAGAACCCGGTGGCCAGCAGGGCCGCGGCGGTCACGGAGACCGCGCGCGATGTATGCGACATACAGCTCCTTTCTTTTTCGGGGGATTCATTGCGGGGAGAGGGCATAGAGATGGTCATCGGCGACCACAACGGCTCGGCCGTCGAGCAGGCCCCAGGGACGCGCGGTGTTCTCCTCCAGGTCGACGGGTTCACCATCGGGGCCCGCGGCGACCGGGTCACCACCGATCTCGCCGTAGACGGTGTCTCCGGTGGCACTGAGCGGTTCGAAGCCATCCACGGTCTCGGTCGACCCGTCGTCCAGGTTGACCAGAACCGGGCCGTACGCGGCCATGGTGTCTCCTTCGACCCACCGGGCCTCGTCGATCTCGTCGGGAGCTGTGGCATGCGAAGCCACAATCGCGCCGTCGGTGGAGTCGTGCACGCCGAGGACCACGTCGTCGCCGCTCTCGGCGGTCCAACGCACGACGACGTGGTCGGTGCTGGCGGTTATCACCTGGTCGACAGAGTCGCCTCCGGGCGGGGTATCGGGGTCGACCTCGGTGACGGACTCGTCGGGCGCCACCCAGGTCCACGGGACCGCGTTCAGCTCGGCCATGAGCACGCGCTCGCCGTCGGCGACCAGCGGCCCCGCCGGCGCTTCGACCGGCACCTCCCGCAGCTCACCATCGACCGGGACGAACGCGCTCTCGTCGTTGGACACGAGCGCCGAGCTACCGGCGAACGAGACCGCCGTCTCGGAGGGAACCTCGTACTCGACGGGGTCGCCGCCGCCTTCGGGCCACTGAAACAGCACATCCTCGGCGACGAGAGCGACAGCGTAGCCGTCACCGTCGCGCACGAACTGCGGGGGAGCCTCGGCATCCGCGATATCGAAGGGCAGCTCCGCAGACCACTCGGCGGTCCCATCGGGCCCCGCGACAACGAGCTGTCCCTCCCGGTCGATATAACCGACTCGGTCGCCCTCCGGGGAGACTCCCAGCCCGGAGTCCGGGTCGGTCGGGGTCCGCCAATCGGCCTCGGGGCCGTAGCCCGGGGGGTTGGGCCGGGCGTCGAACGTGACGGACGACCCGTTTCCATTACTCGGTTCGACCACGGTGTCCGGCAGCAACCACAGGACCACACCGCCCACGGCGGCGAGGAGTCCGACAGCGAGTGTGCCGATACCGGCGACCCGGAGGGCGGTCCGGACCCGCGAAGGCGGCCTGCCGGCCTTGGGCCCCTTCGGAAGCTTATGCTCCGGGGCTTCGCCGCCCTCGGCGTGCACGATGCCATCGGGGGTGACTACGAGCTGCCATTCTCCGTTGGAGTCGCGGGCGTTGACCCGCACCGGCCGGCCCAGGCTGAGCGCGTGCCGGGTGACGGCATCCAGGGCGTCGCGCCGGGTCTCCTTGGGCGCGTTGCCGGTCACGACCTGGGTGTTGCCCTGGAAAGTGACTTCGGCGCGCGACTCGTCGGGGGAGATGACAATGGTGACGAAGTGCTGGGCCGGTTCCAGCTCGTCGGCACTAGTCACAGCGACTCCCGAGGGCCAAGGGCCCCAGGGGCTCCCGCCCGTGGCGCGCGGGCGCGCACCGGCCTGGCAGTGGCGGGGTCAGCGACCAGGACAGGAACAGGTAGCAGGGCAAAGGCACGAGACAGCGACACTGCACTCATCGAGAACCTGTCCGACAGCTCTGGTTCGGCCGTCCTGGCGACGACCG includes the following:
- a CDS encoding enoyl-CoA hydratase/isomerase family protein codes for the protein MADTTTPTEEELAAAGVRLDIAGAVATVSLARPERRNAMTGRTWTALAHVGQSLPESVRIVVVKGDGPSFSAGIDLAMFTPEGVEGERSLMRDLRDGAPDHAALADTIAGYQAGFLWLRRPGIVSIAAVQGHAIGAGFQLALSCDMRILADDARLCMKEPALGLVPDLTGTKPLVEIVGASRAMELCLTAREVSAEEARDLRLAEAVVEGTALDETVDDLVAGLLDTPAEAAAATKKLLRQAPDNTLEEQAKAEREAQVERLAALARNERD
- a CDS encoding phosphoribosyltransferase family protein, whose translation is MNPLPVSLPFTDRSEAGRRLAERVRAYAVTEPLILALPRGGVPVGAELARRLRVPLDVLMVRKIGLPGHKETGIGAVAEDGHVCFDDRALARMGISREALAETIEAERAELARRVEVYRGTRAAPRLTGRDVIVVDDGVATGGTAKAALRMVRRQRPARLVLAIPVASQQAVEMLRPEVDTIIVLTAPENFHAVGEWYRDFGQLTDGDVSAVLGELRTSLASADSERAVRIRASDVYLDGDLASPSDVRGAVVFAVSHGRHHPRHNVVAQELRRSGYATLTLDLLTHDEWRREGRDGGSGVETGQLGERLNAAVRWLRRATDLASEPVGLVGSGAAAPAALLTAAGHPRDVAAVVVHGERIDLAEESLPKVRAPTLALVEGDDSFVRELTEWALSKLGAPYELRVVPGAEQLLGQSEDWREAGEFAAGWFERHL
- a CDS encoding YccF domain-containing protein, giving the protein MELLRLLLNVIWLVVAGFWLALGYVLAGIICCVLVVTFPFGIASFRMANYALWPFGRELARKSGAGEGSTVLNVIWLIVAGWWLTIGHITTAVGLAVTIIGLPLAWASLKMIPVALAPFGNEIVHSDRPRQPWSF
- a CDS encoding helix-turn-helix domain-containing protein, producing MAETLRKGTRVTGTERAELADELKRRYDSGESIRSLAASTGRSYGFVHRLLTEAGVTLRGRGGATRRS
- a CDS encoding ABC-F family ATP-binding cassette domain-containing protein; amino-acid sequence: MLIASDVELRVGPRMLLEPTSFRVGAGDRIGLVGRNGAGKTTLTRVLAGEQGPDSGTVNTSGSVGYLPQDPRTGDLDVIARDRVLSARGIDDVLQRLHRAEKDMASDDPKTRDKGVRGYARYDEKLHALGGYAAEAEASSIAASLGLADSVLSQPLRTLSGGQRRRIELARILFSGADTLLLDEPTNHLDGDSIIWLRDFLKSHQGGLVVISHDVELVEHVVNKVFYLDADRCVIDIYNMGWQAYLEQRAADERRRKREQANAEKQATALHKQADRFRAKATKAKAAKQMQSRAEKILDSVQGQRKVERVAKLRFPDPAPSGRTPLTANGLSKSYGSLEIFSGVDLAIDRGSRVVILGLNGAGKTTLLRLLGGIEAPDTGEVVPGHGLRLGYYAQEHETLDVGRSVLENMMAAAPDLPEVEARRTLGSFLFTGDDVDKPAGVLSGGEKTRLALATLVVSSANVLLLDEPTNNLDPASREEILGALRNYKGAIVLVTHDEGAVEALQPERVILLPDGVEDIWDVEQFADLIALA
- a CDS encoding AI-2E family transporter codes for the protein MQVRRPWLWSLGKIWGGVRNRATPSSEEPASDPEPAQEDEAGAGDLLRQVSDVCWRILVIGVVVGLLLWGLSYIRVVALPVVLAIFLTALLMPPTAWMRRHGVSRGLSTAITMVSALALLSGVVTLIVQPAIQGFGGLVFSIGEAIGSLQTLFRSLGLDPQLVDEAMNNAQDEVQRFLAEDSDQLLTGAWAAGAAVLEVLTGIILVLVLTVYFVHSGDRLVEWITTLFPAKSRRPMRAAGEVAYGVMGRYVRGVALVGFFDAVGIGAALIFLIDTNLAIPLIVLTFIGAFLPVIGAFVTGLLAALVAFVTQGWPVALVVVGVVLVVQQLESNLFAPRVYGKALELPSAIVLLAIAVGLIVAGVPGMFLAVPVVAVLAALLRNRQLIPSGEEQPVPGKAKEAKEEPPARVPAAESGDRPSVTGN
- a CDS encoding WhiB family transcriptional regulator codes for the protein MSQVRRQAALRPRPSWGWQDAAACRGEDLVLFFGPDGERQPEREIRERKAKEICAQCPVRTECLDYAISRPEKYGTWGGLNEDERASERRRRMRRANAA
- a CDS encoding MBL fold metallo-hydrolase, coding for MRLTKLGHSCVRLEHEGSTLVIDPGGFSEHDAAQGADAIAVTHEHPDHLDLERLRVAAKSRRGVRIHAHPAVASQLGELREQGAEVVEVTQGDAVRMAGFDVDVYGERHAVIHPDLPVINNVGFRVSAAGATLFHPGDAFTIPEDPVGTLLLPIQAPWSKVSEVIDFARAVRPESAIAVHDGLLNENGATVYAKNFEVTLPTVDYSRLLSGEGRDV